A genomic region of Gemmatimonadota bacterium contains the following coding sequences:
- a CDS encoding response regulator receiver domain: MGSEEELGCRSRRFVQRFLRTAVVVDDKAYMDSDEDIGPEAEVEDPGRGITVDSQEDPILVTRSRDHSLNAASIMDSFSKLGVICGVVGPTQSKMSAMRQADIVVLDWRLQDDDPQYALSLLCKLLTGEADQRNSLRLVAIYTGESRLEDIRAQIVARLREARLDPCEDESSMVISYRHGRIVIYAKSAVNLATQLKDRCVAEEKLPELLIDDFAAMTEGLLPTIALTSLTAVREGEHKVLDRFSADLDPAFLAHRTCLSDPEDAERQIVNHVAEELRGLMDNTVAEESPAGTEAVEHWIRRNGEEFRFGNKEIDLGKTIKLATKGLQNTSVLKEKAFGDLSGGFAGGNVIDLDERLAWIMSFRTVFNAPPPKLWLGSIVTAEVDGDEHHLICMRPRCDCVRLEEETSFLFLPLVEPTKDKEQLVIKLDQEFKRMGIEFDSSGWVVLQFNPSECNNPSPVTATRRQTDRGFEFLDTSDKRYTWRGELKAEYAQRIAQSFATKLSRPAVDESEWLRRTARKG; this comes from the coding sequence ATGGGATCTGAGGAAGAACTCGGTTGTCGTAGCCGCAGGTTCGTCCAGCGTTTTCTTCGTACAGCTGTAGTAGTGGATGACAAGGCATACATGGACTCGGACGAAGACATTGGACCCGAGGCCGAGGTAGAGGATCCGGGTCGGGGTATTACGGTCGATAGTCAGGAAGATCCAATCCTGGTAACCAGAAGTCGGGATCACTCGCTGAACGCTGCGTCTATAATGGATTCGTTTTCAAAGCTAGGTGTGATCTGCGGTGTTGTTGGCCCTACGCAATCCAAGATGAGTGCGATGAGACAGGCAGATATCGTAGTTCTGGATTGGCGACTACAGGATGACGATCCTCAATATGCACTAAGCTTGCTTTGCAAATTGCTGACAGGGGAAGCAGATCAAAGAAACTCCCTTCGACTCGTGGCCATTTATACGGGTGAGTCCCGGTTGGAGGACATTCGCGCTCAAATCGTCGCAAGACTAAGGGAAGCGAGACTTGATCCTTGTGAGGACGAAAGTAGTATGGTGATTTCATATCGACACGGTCGTATAGTCATTTACGCGAAATCTGCAGTCAATCTGGCAACACAGTTGAAAGACCGGTGCGTCGCGGAGGAAAAACTTCCAGAACTACTAATTGATGATTTCGCGGCAATGACAGAGGGACTACTTCCAACCATAGCACTTACATCACTAACTGCAGTTCGTGAGGGTGAGCATAAGGTGTTGGATCGATTCAGTGCGGATTTGGATCCGGCTTTTCTGGCACACAGGACCTGTCTTTCCGATCCTGAAGATGCAGAACGCCAGATCGTGAACCATGTTGCCGAGGAACTTCGCGGTCTAATGGACAATACTGTTGCCGAGGAGTCCCCTGCTGGCACGGAAGCGGTGGAGCACTGGATTCGTCGCAATGGTGAAGAATTTCGGTTCGGTAATAAAGAAATCGATCTGGGAAAGACGATTAAATTGGCAACGAAAGGTTTGCAGAATACGAGCGTGTTGAAGGAGAAGGCATTTGGGGATCTTTCCGGTGGCTTTGCTGGCGGAAATGTCATTGATCTTGACGAGCGGTTGGCTTGGATAATGAGCTTTCGGACTGTGTTCAATGCTCCTCCACCGAAGTTGTGGCTTGGGTCTATCGTTACGGCGGAGGTGGATGGAGATGAACATCACCTGATTTGCATGAGACCACGATGTGACTGTGTAAGGCTGGAGGAGGAGACTTCGTTCCTGTTTCTTCCGCTGGTTGAACCGACGAAGGATAAGGAGCAGCTCGTTATCAAACTCGATCAGGAGTTTAAGCGAATGGGGATTGAATTTGATTCATCCGGTTGGGTTGTTCTGCAATTCAACCCATCGGAGTGCAATAATCCGAGTCCGGTAACTGCGACTAGGAGGCAGACCGATCGCGGATTCGAGTTTTTAGATACCAGCGACAAGCGATATACGTGGCGTGGAGAGCTAAAGGCTGAATACGCTCAACGCATAGCACAGAGTTTTGCGACCAAACTGAGTCGCCCAGCGGTTGATGAGTCCGAGTGGTTAAGAAGAACGGCGAGGAAAGGTTAA